From the bacterium genome, the window TAGAATGCGGAGCCATAGACATCAATGTCCGTCACAGTTCCAGAGACTTCGGTCCAGATAAGAATGTTCTCAACGTTGAAGCCTTCAGCACGCCCGCCGGCATCGCCACCGTGTTCGCCATCGCGGCCGCCACGGGGATCCCACCAGAGTTCGCCGTTCAGCGTGTGAACATGAACCATCGGGGGCTCGCCATGTGACATCAGCGCACCGGTCACAGTAATAGCATCGCCATTCGCCGGACGCTCAGCGCCTGACGGCGGAACGTAGTCCGGCGGACCGAAATTCAGGCGGTAATCCATAACACCATCGGCATCCACATCAAGCTGATAGAGGACACGCTCGGGGTTCGCGGTATCGGGATTCGACACAGACACCGTTCCTGCGAGTTCAACAATTTCGAAATGATGTCCGTGGCCGGGGCCTCCGGGGCCATCGCCGGGAATCAGCGACAAGGTCACAAAGGCAGTCTGTCCTTCGGTGATTTCGATAACTTCACTGGCAAAGCCGACGCCGCGCTTGGAAGCATTCACGTTGTAGATACCAACGGGCAGCGCGTCAATCGTCAAGTTGCCGTTTTCGTCCGTGAGGCCACGAATATGATGCGGACGCGGGCCGCCGTGGTCGCGAATAAAGGAGACACGCACGCGAGCGCTGTCCACCGGGGTGGTGACGCCATTAGAGTCTGTGACAACAACATCAACGGAGAGTCCGCCGGTAATGATTTCCGCTCCAAGACCGTCGAGTTCAAGCTCGATCGTTCCATGTTCAGGATCATTGGAAGTAATGGTCATCAAGCCTTCATAGGGGCCAATTGCAGTCGGAGAGAAAGTGACCAGCACTTCGGCATTGCTGCCCATCGGATCGGGAGTGAGCGTGAATTCAGCATCAGAGGCCAAACCAAACGCATCGCCAGTTACAGCGATGGACACGTTCAAGTCAAGCGTGCCGAGGTTCATTACACGAACCATGCGCGTAAAGGTCGTACCGACTCCGACCGGTCCGAAGTGGACGTCGTGGTCGGGCATCACTGCGATGCGCGGTGCCGGTTCAAAGAACGGCAATGTCAACGTCAGTGTCGCTGTTTCGCCTTCGAGGACTTCTACTTCACCGTGTACCGGAGGCATCGGGGGTACGCCGGCCATAACGTGATACTCTACGGCCGGAATGTCGGCGAACGTAATTTGACCGTTGACATCCGTGGGGCCTTCAAAGTGTGGGCGATTGTGACCGTGGCCATCACCGTCGGCGCGTACCCAAGCACCAGCGACCGGCGTCTGGTCCAGTCCGCCCAAGACCGTTACGGTCAGGCTGCCCGTTTGAGCCCAGGCCGTACTCAGGCCGAACAGGCTAACGAGCGCTAAAAGGATTAATTTCTTCATTTTTTTCTCCACAAACTAAGGTGTGAAACTGGGTTTCTATAGCAACTTTCGATAATACATAGGGCAATAGATGTACCAGTCTCTTAATTGTAATATTTACATATTTCTACAAGGGATTTTCAATACAATTGTGTGCGCTGCCGTTACAATTGCTGTGAACGTGGTGCGCAGGATTCCAATCAGAATTTGTAATGAAGATTGAGTGAGTTTGCTGAAGCGGAAACGGTAACCGGTGTTTTGGA encodes:
- a CDS encoding T9SS type A sorting domain-containing protein, which gives rise to MKKLILLALVSLFGLSTAWAQTGSLTVTVLGGLDQTPVAGAWVRADGDGHGHNRPHFEGPTDVNGQITFADIPAVEYHVMAGVPPMPPVHGEVEVLEGETATLTLTLPFFEPAPRIAVMPDHDVHFGPVGVGTTFTRMVRVMNLGTLDLNVSIAVTGDAFGLASDAEFTLTPDPMGSNAEVLVTFSPTAIGPYEGLMTITSNDPEHGTIELELDGLGAEIITGGLSVDVVVTDSNGVTTPVDSARVRVSFIRDHGGPRPHHIRGLTDENGNLTIDALPVGIYNVNASKRGVGFASEVIEITEGQTAFVTLSLIPGDGPGGPGHGHHFEIVELAGTVSVSNPDTANPERVLYQLDVDADGVMDYRLNFGPPDYVPPSGAERPANGDAITVTGALMSHGEPPMVHVHTLNGELWWDPRGGRDGEHGGDAGGRAEGFNVENILIWTEVSGTVTDIDVYGSAFYGLDTDNNGTADFVIDLGDNFDLDNPLLPVEGERVTVVGGVLEGAPEALNAEWIIAYEINLNFFRMPGDTDGLNPIDGSTDVTPTPSPIVVSHLVATNYPNPFNPTTNIQFSTPITGLVNLTVFDVLGRQVATLVNENLTAGTYTAQFDAASLPSGMYMYRLTLDNQQIVNRMLLLK